A part of Rhipicephalus microplus isolate Deutch F79 chromosome 8, USDA_Rmic, whole genome shotgun sequence genomic DNA contains:
- the LOC119164384 gene encoding uncharacterized protein LOC119164384, with amino-acid sequence MKLFIATVVYVLVACGVSAKEADKEEKVEGRGGLLGSGLGVGSYGGGVGPGLVGAGLGGAGIGGAGLGYGGALGGAGLGYGGGLGNGQGFQSGYGSSAGGQQGGYQGGASGHNQGSVGFGSGAAHRNVNAYKHNQGYSHTSGFSASESKNFGSGRNQGSIGFGKGAAGHQGGYRQSTFGQNAGSGFGGGYLG; translated from the exons ATGAAG CTCTTCATCGCTACCGTTGTCTACGTCCTCGTGGCGTGCGGTGTTTCCGCCAAGGAAGCTGACAAAGAAGAAAAGGTTGAAGGACGTGGAGGCCTTCTGGGTAGTGGTCTCGGAGTCGGTAGCTATGGTGGTGGTGTGGGACCTGGTCTCGTCGGCGCTGGTCTCGGAGGTGCAGGCATCGGAGGAGCTGGTCTTGGCTACGGAGGTGCTCTTGGAGGAGCTGGTCTTGGCTATGGCGGTGGTCTCGGCAACGGCCAGGGATTCCAGTCCGGCTATGGCTCTTCGGCTGGTGGCCAGCAAGGTGGATACCAAGGTGGCGCTAGTGGACACAACCAGGGATCCGTGGGCTTTGGCAGTGGTGCTGCCCACAGGAACGTGAATGCCTACAAACACAACCAGGGGTACAGCCACACTTCGGGATTTTCAGCCAGCGAAAGCAAAAACTTCGGTTCCGGACGTAACCAGGGTTCTATCGGGTTCGGCAAAGGAGCTGCAGGTCACCAAGGAGGGTATCGACAGTCGACGTTTGGACAAAATGCTGGTTCTGGCTTTGGTGGAGGATACCTCGGGTAG